From the genome of Solanum dulcamara chromosome 12, daSolDulc1.2, whole genome shotgun sequence:
AATCTGAAAACCTAGCATAAATCTGGAAAGACATAAAAGAACTCATAGGTAGCATGTCCCCAAACATAATGACTCACCAAAGTAGTGTAGCGCTTATAAGGTCCTGTACGAACCGCGGACCTGATGGAAAGCGTCGctacctatattataaaataatatagacaAAAATATATGGTTAGTACTATAGAATATAACGAGTATAGAGAACatacataaatataatataataccatgttaattttaaaaatatgataatgcaatgaccaagctaaaactTGACATAATCTGATAAATCTGAGCTAAAACATAATACATGGTCAATGTAATATTTCTGAAAGAGTAATAATCATTTCGTAGGAGAATCATAATCATAAGCTTCTGTGGAAATCATAGACTGTTGTGGGAGATGttgttaaccgacataaaccatgtgatctataacataGAGTTCAGTGTACTACTCCCACACTGAAAAGAGAATGCCCTACTTGTCAAGGTAAATTCACTAGCTAGAGTCAAGCCCCAACTAACGGGTGACTGACTAAGGAATCAAGTCTCAACTAACAGGTGAtccttttttctccttttgtgGCATTTAGTTGTGGGACAAGAAGATTGCTTCTAAAGAATTTCACTTCTACTAAGGGATGAGCCTTTATCCTAAagttcactcggtgctaagtaaactccCAATGAAAAACATACATAATCATGTCATATTCATAATCTTTGAATTGGtaagaaattaataattattcataaattatatcataagaataactcctttaaatcatgatttcataacatactcATAAGAGACAATTATCTAAAGCATATAAATTATGATAATCCTTCATTAAAAACCTGCACTTCAATTGGAAGTGGCTAAATCATAATAATCTTTCATTATCAGAATATTGCAATCGGAagcaatttattttcataagaacATATTGACATTTCATTCAAAAGCATCTTTAAATCATAGTTTCTTTAATTcacaatgcatgcataatctcaAATCTTGATTTcataatcaaaatattcatatagcatgggttcatgtaaaaattattaaaaatattgaattatgatcaaatcatgcataataaaatcaatcACTAGAGGAAAAACTGAAATTTCAATAAGAACCCAATAGAAATCATGAAACCTAGAATTTGGGAAACAAAATAATTTGAGAACTTGAAGTTTCTTTGGAACTCAACAGATATAAAGGAACTCATTGATGAAATTTCTATATACCTTGATGAAAATCCTAgatgaatttgaaaaagaagacttgAAGCTTGAAACCTTGATCTTGGTCTTGGGAGAGATGACTTTGAGGGAGagggatttgaacttgagagaatGAGGGTGAATGAGGAGGTCGAAGAAATAGAGAGAGAAGATAACAAGAAAATGTCAAAAATCTTACCCGGCGACATTAGTCTAGCTCACCGACTCGATCGGTGAGTCGTCGAATGGGTTTGGCGCTGCCGACTTGAAAAATTCTCTGATATTTTAGGCGGAGTTAGTCATTCTCACCAACTTGATCAGCGAGTCTCCATTTCCATTTTCTCTTACCAACTTGGCTTCAACTTTTTGCAGGAATCTTAGAATATTTCGGCGATAATCATGTAGCTCACCAATCCGATCGGTGAGTCATCGTTCTCCTTCTTACCTCACCGAACTTACTTGAGTCATGATCAAAACTTTCTGAACTTTTAGGCGAGCTCGTTTTCACTTCGTCGAGTTCCCGAATGACTTTTTCAATCTTCTGCCTCACCATTActtgagtattttttaaaacttgatCCGAACTTAGAAATTTCTAAGGCGTTATATTCCTTCCAGTTCAGTCCCAACGTGAGATAATAGTTCCTCCATAGTATCCTATTTGGATTCATGTCTTTCAGTTATTTTCATGTCTCAGTATGCATGCATACTGATAAAATCAGTCCAGTCTTCATGCCTCAGTTCAAAGTCAGTCTTTTCATCAGTTTTCAGTGTTTAGCTTTCAATTCCAAGTTTCCAGATTTTTTCCTACCCTTTCCAGCTTAGCTAAACACCATTCGaagatgaatgtttccaagggagagatattgtagcACCTCAAAATCCATAAACCCAGATCAAATCATGAGAAGCTAAGAAATTAAGTCTGCAGAAATTTTGGGATTTATAAGCAATATTTACGGACCGTAGACGGAACCACGGATCATAGATAAGGCTCGTAGACCAACTTCAGAGGCGGGGATTTTAGCCTGAGATATATGAGTTCAATCTACAAGTCATAAACTGATTTATGAGTGGCAGGCAAGCTTGTAGATCAATGTTCTGAAACTTGAATTTTGTCTGATTTTATAGACCACGTTTACGGCTCGTAAATAATACTACAGATCGTAGATGGGTCTCGTGAATGGTTCTGAAAACTATAGAAGTGtttttattgatatttataACAAACTTTGAGGTTTATGCCACCGAGTTGAAGGAATCCTATCTTGAAAGTCATGTTGTGATTAATTTGTCTAAGGAAGCACTTGctcaagaaagaagaaaatttcttagattttaTATATGTTTCAAGGCGAAGAAGATGAGTTTTAAGAAAAGGTTGAAACCCTTCTATTTGATTGGATGGTGTTGGGTTTAAACAAGGTGTATAttggaaaataaaaattggAATATGTGGGGGAACAAAGTGAAGGGAAAATGAAAAGTTATTTCTCCCTCATTGGTTGAAGAGAAGAAAAGTTTTGCCCTTATATTAGGAAACACTTCCTTTAGATCTAAAAGGGTTAAGTAGAGGGTGCCCCTCGAGCCTTCATCGTCGTCGCTTGCTCGGCCTCGGCATCGACTTCGGCAAATAATGTGattgatttataattttttagataatttatttttcaatctcattaattaatttgttttaGTATTAATTCGCTGAATtacttattaattaattaatttgtaaattatgaattaattaagtAGTTCATGGAAATTAATTAATAACTCATGGAACtgaattaactaattaattcatggaacgaaattaatttgaatttcgCAGAAATATTTCATAAAGGACCTATTCCTTCCAAACAgacatttttttctaaaagacaCCATGTTTGTTCTGAGTAGATAAGTTCGCACCTatagttggctataaatagagaggcttcctcttaattttcttttatagtcgtttaatataaaattattttataccataattttttaaataatataaattgctagcaaatattatacattatacataataatagataatacaaataaaagtgaaatcattaatgaaatacaattaaataaacattacataattaaaaaaattattttaaattctacATAATTATTCAACTTTCAAGATCACTACGGTGCTCTTGTAAATATTCTATTAATGCATTGCGTAGTTCAAAATGATCTTTTTTGTCCTTTATTTTTTATGTCAAGCTAGAAattgttgtaattttttaaactaatatgttttgttgtactttttaaaattactatgtattttatatttcaacTTTGATGTATGTCAATTACTACTTTGTTGAATGTTTATTATTTTCGGTTATTTTTAAGTACATTGTATTATTTGtttaataatttatatgtttgcatttttttaatttttgtgaaGGTTAAATGTAGTTATATccaatttataatttatagtagaattaacataaaaataattaagtcatatatagaaaaattaatttataaaaaaggctaacatttatatctaaaattaatattataaaaatattacataaaaaataattaaatatacaagagatttaattaaaacatacaatttatataatgtttaattaaaagttttgtataatgaaataatattaaaatattcaataaagTGAATTGATGTGATGAATAGTGTTGCACCAAATTTGGTGTAACACTATTCACACACCAAAATATTGTAAAATTTAGTGTTGGGTTGGAGCTCCAAAACACCAAATAAGGATTTGGTGTATACTTTAGTGTTGGATTGGAGATGGTCTTAGCTACACTTTGATTAATTACGTTCTATAACTATAGTTATAGTTGCTatgttaatttctttttatatatcttGCTGCatttaataatttatacaaattgatctttcaaaaaaaattgcatatacaaatacaaatttgTTTTAAAGATTTGTATGAGTCGCTAAATTCAATTTGTATACAAATATAAACCTTTAGAGATTTGTCTATGAGCCCTCAAATTTGCTTAACATATATGAGCCCCCAAATTAGAGATTCGTAAATGAGCCccgaaatatatacaaatacaaaagaaatatatttagcTATTTAATCTAAACCATAGCTACGACTGGTAATTAGTTTAAACATTAGCTGCGCCTTGTAATTATGATTTGATGTTTTCTACTCCACGTAATCGGAACATCCAATCAAATTAGTGTCTCTGGATGTGTATCATTTTCAGATCTTCCCAATTCATTGCGAAAACCATAGGAGAGAACAGGGAAGCTGATAAAATTCTAGACAAGAATCCTATATAATATTCCTAGACTAAAAGAACTCAATGTCAACATAATTACCCCCTGAATTCACATCTGTTCCTGCAATTCTTTTACTGCAAACTCCAACAGAGTCCACTTGCTTAAACTTCCGTGGAAGCTCTACTTCAACCTGTCTTGGCACTTCAGGTGGTGTACTGGAACGAATCAGTGCCCAATTAACGCCTTCAAAGAAAGGGTGCTGCTTTATCTCACTTGCTCCTCTTTTCACCCCGAGTCGGTGTTGAGGCTCTTTAATAAGCAATCCTTGAATCAGATTGCGGCTGGCAGAACTCGTTGTAGGAGAATCTGGAAACTTAAGCTGTTGTCCCACTACATTGAAGATAGTTGCCCTGTTTCCTGATCCCTTGAATGGGGTTTTACCATATAGTAATTCATACAGAAATATGCCAAATGTCCACCAGTCGACTGCATTGCCATGGCCTTCTCCCTTGATAATTTCAGGGGCTAAGTATTCATGAGTCCCGACAAATGACATTGACCGTGCTGCAGTAGGTTCTGCAACTAGCTCAGGCATAGCATTAGCAGAAAAACCAGGCTCAGTTCGAGGCTTTTGTGatcttttcttgttcttttgAGGAAATATTCGGGGGAGGAAGCATGTTGGCTGAATGCATGTAGATGTGGGAGCAATACAGGCTGGCTGCACACATAATGCAGCTCGTTTAAAGGGATCATCAGATGAGGTCCTTATGACCATTGGTGAAACTGCACATTTCAGGGATAGGTCAAAATCCGAAAGCATGATGTGTCCATCGTCACGTACTAGAACATTTTCAGGCTTTAAGTCTCTGTAAAGTACACCTAGCATGTGAAGATATTCGAGAGCCAATAGAACTTCTGCAGCATAAAACCTGTTGCATAAACAGGTTAATTAAACTCTGACTAAGGAACTCCACAGCTCATGATAAACAAAAAGGGCCAAGATTCTCCAAGGCCCCAACAAAAaccaaaagaaaaggaaaagacaGCTAGCATATAATGTCTAATCGTATTCCTGGATTGAACTTTACATCCCTACCCATACAACAGTAGTTATGTATCCTATACACAACTAGTTAGGGTCGACTACACAATTCATCAACATTTGTTTCACTCCATTTGGACCCATACCTTTCCAATACTCACAAATTTTgtcttttaagaaatattacgaGTTTCTAATAGAAATGGTTCTCTACATTTTTTACTAACGTATAAATACTGACCAAACCAAAAGCTCCAGGCAAACATCAGAAAAAAGTAGTTTCACCAATAATCCCAACTAGTTCATAAAACTTGGATCAACAACGATTTATGTGTGTCATTTTTGTGTAGGATTCATGATAATCTTCTTGGTATAGTTCCAATTTCATATCCTACCCATATAATACTATAATTATCCACCTTCTATGGTCATTAATTGGTGACAGGAAAAGagggaaaatgaaaaataatagatCAAAAACACTAGATGATCTCTTCCCATCTGTCCAAACtttggtggacagagttatcCATACTGTACTGGTGCAAGGTAGTGGGTAGCTCGTGGAATTAGCCGAGGTGCACGCAAGCAGGCTTGGACACTCcagttattaaaaaaaataacaggATCAAAACAATTTACAAAAGTCGCAAATATGGATCCGGACCTTCTTCACTATCAAATCCTAAGATAATAAACATCTAACTCAAGTCCAAGTTGGTGTGGCCTAAGAGAACCTCAGCCTGGATATACATTTTCTATGCCAGGAAAGAGAAAAGTTGAACCAAACGGGCTCTCTCAGCATATATTATTTACTAAGGAAACAATTTTCATGGCATAAATAGAAACGAAGTTGCAAAATTCTCACAAGTCACAACAGTGTCTGAGTAACAGAAGCATATCAAATTATCAACTGGTCAAGCACCACTACGAAATTAGCAAACTTCTGAacaattttctcatatttgatAATATCACTGGATTGTTCATTAAAAATATGGATGTCTAACCAAGAATAATATTTGGATAAAAACTAAGAACCAGAAGACACAAAGAAGAATACATATTAAGAGAGCAAGACAGCATGAGCTGTGAACAAGCAGGAGccttaaaatcatgaaaccACCAGTTCAGAAAATCTCTATTTTCTCAAAATGATACATAGTTTTAGGATCTCAACACATTATGAGCATTCACCATTTGGAACTGAAATAGAAATTGGGGAATAATCATTATGAAACAATCAATTTCCTCCTCCAGTACTACCGCCCAGAACAATTAGTGAAGAAAACTGTCAAGACAGTCCTTTCCTAGTAAAGCATGCGTACTGCCAGCTTATGGAGTTTCAATAGATAAGAGTGAATCAATGAGCCAGTAAGATGAATTACTATTTCTATTGTAGAGTCCTAACAAATTACCAAGTTCTGTATCAAGAGAGATGGGTTTTATACCATACAAGGAGTGCCAAACTAATGGAGGATTACACTTATGTTGGGAATTTAGGTGTGAAAGCTTATCAAAACAAGCTTAGAAGAGGTTTTATCTTTTGTTGCATATAAGAGAAAAGAATGGCACAAAACCGTACCTTGCAGCATATTCTGAAAAATGCTTCCCAGGCTGTCTTTGTCGTAGAGTATGTAGATCTCCTCCTGGGCAATATTCCATGACTAAACATGAAAATCTGTCGGTTTCAAAATGAGTGTACAAGGTTGGTAAGAATGGGTGGTCTAACAGCTGAAGGATTTCTTTTTCTGTCCGCGAACGGGTTAATTTTTTCCTAGTTGCAAGTGATGCCTTATCCATCACTTTCATTGCGAAATCGCAACAAGTCCCATTTAGCGCTGAAAGATAAACAGTGCCAATGTCACCACAACCAAGCCTTTTCAGTAACCTAAAGTGACTCATGCCTAATATACCATCACGTGCCCGTATTGCAAGAATAGCCTTGCATCTGGGATCATTCCCTTTGTGCGGCTTATTGGCACTTCCAGTAATGTTACTCCAGTTACTGTCATCACTAAGGTCACTGCTATCACTTGCCCTGCTAAAGCTAGTTTTAGTGCTTTCTAGTGAATCCCCCCGCATAATCAGTCTACTTCTAGTGCTCTCATAGTTTCTGTCCGTAATAAGCAAGCTTTCACTCATCAATGGATCACTCCTATATGTGCTTGTGCAGCTGTTGGGAATGTTCATAGCTGTGCCAACACCAGTACTACCAATGGTACTATGTGGACTGACATTGCTGCTTGGTGATAGTGATGCATCCCAAAGACATTCTTTTTCTTCAGAATCAGGGAGTAGACTTGCTAATGTATTTTGAGATGGATGAGAAACCATAAATGGAGAGGATACTACACCAAGATCATTTGGATTTTCAGTCCATCTCTCTGCAGGTGAAAGAAGAAATGAACTAGGTTTCATGTTAAGAACGTCAATTGAAATATCATCCAGGGAAGGACCCTTCAGAGACATGTTTTTCACTAGGCATTTACCATCTACTTTATTAGGACCGATTGGTACATAAACTGGTTTCGTTAGGTCAGTATCAACAGGTTCTGGAGGATGACTTGCTCCATGGAATGTAGTAAAGCCACTATCTTCAAGTGAGTCATCACATTGCTTGATTGTACCAGCATTGGGCATAAGTTTGTCTTGCTCCTGATACGAGTGGTTTCCTTTCCATGTTTGAAGAGGAACGGTGAAGTCAATATCCAGAAAGTCATGGGCATCGGATATAGTTCCCACCTCTTTTTTGAAGGTTGAGTAAATATTTGTCACCTCAGCCTCAGTACGGTACAGCACTGGTGGTTTTCCTGATTCAGTTGTCCTTTTCATCACTGATTGCTATTTATCATCACAAGTATCTCACTCTGAGAAGCTCCGTGGAACTGCAAATATCAATAAGAGTTGATTCATCCATAACTAACAAACGTGAATAAATCCGCTAGGATTGTTTCTCACTAGAAGCATGCTATCATTTCAAAAAGTTGTATCTTGTTAAGCAGTCATTGAAAAAACCAGCACATTGAATACGACGACATAAGAAAAGAGTATTTTTACTAAAAAGAAGTTCCGTTTTCATCCTTTATGAACACACAAATATACTTAGTAATATCTTCATATTTCAGGTTATTATTAAGTTCTTAGTTGCACCACGTGATTATGTAATTTAACAACAAAAAGAGATAGCAAGAAGGGGGACACGAACTGCTGCAGACCCAAATAAATAAACAACATGTTGTATAGTTAAAACTTTTAAATGAGATGGTTCAGGTCATTTAACATGCCTTCAAAGTAGGCAGTTCCTAGTATCAATTCTCATCGTCGCTCATCAACAAAACAGCTCCATGTGGTCAACCAAAGAAAACTAGAACAGCACGTGAAGAAACGTGTTGAAATGCTAAAATAAAGAGTGGCTACAGAACTGGTTACGACTGAATCACAGACATCCAACATACCACCCTGAATCACCtaattatttcacaaaattttgACAGCCCCAGTGGCTACTGAATGGGAAATCCTCAAGAAGCTGAAGGAAAAGGCTATAATTCCTTTGTGATGTAAAAATCAAATACTAAGAGAAAGTGGTACACCTTCTACTAGGAGTGTCGAATGGGCAAGTTGAGCTGAAATTGGGCATGTAAAGATGAttgagttaaaaaaaaaaaaaaaagggtcaCTGAGCCACCCAAAAGTTACTTGGCATAGAATGGGCTAAAAATCAAGTTATAACTCAATCCATTCAATTCTtactaaattttaaatattttatttgttttcttataatttattgTGTACCTAATAAAACTCTTTTTCTTATAATAACTATATAGaacatatcaaataaaaagaTCTGGTTTTAAAACAATTTAGACAAAGTTACTCATAGGTTCATTTGGTGCATATCCACTCAATTTTTAAATAGGCTGAACTAAGCAAGTCAAAATGGGCtaagttatttcaaaaaaaaaaggggggttATTAACCTTCCTAAAACTAAATGCGATGGGTGAGTCGTGATTTTATGAGCTGATTTTGCAGCCCTTAACCCCATTATATAGAAGGCTACACACATATTCTCTTCTTCTCACCTTACATTGTATTTTCTAAAGTCAGTGGCATAAAAT
Proteins encoded in this window:
- the LOC129877715 gene encoding serine/threonine-protein kinase D6PK-like, whose product is MKRTTESGKPPVLYRTEAEVTNIYSTFKKEVGTISDAHDFLDIDFTVPLQTWKGNHSYQEQDKLMPNAGTIKQCDDSLEDSGFTTFHGASHPPEPVDTDLTKPVYVPIGPNKVDGKCLVKNMSLKGPSLDDISIDVLNMKPSSFLLSPAERWTENPNDLGVVSSPFMVSHPSQNTLASLLPDSEEKECLWDASLSPSSNVSPHSTIGSTGVGTAMNIPNSCTSTYRSDPLMSESLLITDRNYESTRSRLIMRGDSLESTKTSFSRASDSSDLSDDSNWSNITGSANKPHKGNDPRCKAILAIRARDGILGMSHFRLLKRLGCGDIGTVYLSALNGTCCDFAMKVMDKASLATRKKLTRSRTEKEILQLLDHPFLPTLYTHFETDRFSCLVMEYCPGGDLHTLRQRQPGKHFSEYAARFYAAEVLLALEYLHMLGVLYRDLKPENVLVRDDGHIMLSDFDLSLKCAVSPMVIRTSSDDPFKRAALCVQPACIAPTSTCIQPTCFLPRIFPQKNKKRSQKPRTEPGFSANAMPELVAEPTAARSMSFVGTHEYLAPEIIKGEGHGNAVDWWTFGIFLYELLYGKTPFKGSGNRATIFNVVGQQLKFPDSPTTSSASRNLIQGLLIKEPQHRLGVKRGASEIKQHPFFEGVNWALIRSSTPPEVPRQVEVELPRKFKQVDSVGVCSKRIAGTDVNSGGNYVDIEFF